In one Chiloscyllium punctatum isolate Juve2018m chromosome 17, sChiPun1.3, whole genome shotgun sequence genomic region, the following are encoded:
- the LOC140488137 gene encoding transmembrane protein 248-like isoform X2 has product MVTWHLLENVKYFVLQRPPMILFILSISSLGIAFFSLGIYIQSHEVSNPDVPKAWNTVLQSLSKLEFCLSQNESLWQTRTEPLSFGRGSVRRRPDPDPLVHTTTRQPVTTIAFTRDLPESVSLLLPITFDSNEPLKRFSSDITRLHAVVDGNLLGLEDSKAKEVINIMLVSPWPPEHNLSQINSSNNMNPLTCITMSAPAHVLPQARYLPSCKLENITALLYQNTLAKISEKMPSQSHTSAQCYKAQDKPEHKFPIVLSKEDRILCSQHLLKSSFILLLLALVIFCLCVACGLRKKKRHKTMNLRKAHLLEM; this is encoded by the exons CAACGACCACCAATGATTTTATTTATTTTGAGCATCAGCTCTTTAGGCATCGCTTTCTTCAGTCTTGGGATCTACATCCAGTCACATGAAGTCTCCAATCCTGATGTGCCTAAG GCATGGAATacagttctgcaatctctcagtAAACTAGAATTCTGTCTGTCTCAAAATGAAAGCCTGTGGCAGACTCGCACAGAGCCTCTTTCTTTTGGACGGGGTTCTGTAAGGAGACGACCAGACCCAGATCCTTTAGTCCATACAACAACAAGGCAACCTGTAACCACGATTGCTTTTACCCGAGACTTACCAGAGAGTGTCTCTCTACTACTGCCAATCACCTTTGATTCAAATGAaccattaaaaagattttctagTGACATAACTCGTCTCCATGCTGTGGTAGATGGAAACCTGCTGGGCCTGGAAG ATTCTAAAGCAAAGGAGGTTATTAATATCATGCTGGTGTCACCATGGCCACCTGAACATAACCTTTCGCAAATAAACTCCTCAAATAATATGAATCCCCTTACGTGCATCACAATGTCTGCACCTGCACATGTACTTCCCCAGGCAAG ATACCTTCCCTCCTGTAAATTAGAAAATATCACTGCATTATTGTATCAAAATACACTAGCAAAAATTTCAGAGAAGATGCCTTCACAAAGTCACACTTCTGCTCAGTGCTACAAGGcacaggataaacctgaacataAATTTCCCATTGTGCTATCAAAG GAAGACCGTATTCTTTGCAGTCAGCACTTACTGAAGTCCAGTTTCATTTTGCTTCTGCTGGCTCTTGTTATCTTCTGTTTATGTGTAGCATGTGGcctgagaaagaaaaagaggcaCAAAACAATGAACCTACGCAAG GCTCATCTTCTAGAAATGTGA